One window of Nocardia nova SH22a genomic DNA carries:
- the fabG gene encoding 3-oxoacyl-ACP reductase FabG, with amino-acid sequence MSLLAGRVAVVTGGAQGIGFAIAETFSRHGAAVVIGDLDPGDARERLGGAAAAVRCDVTSAEDVSALLDAATTEFGGVDVMVNNAGITRDATMRTMTEEQFDQVVAVHLKGTWNGTRLAAAIMRERGRGSIVNLSSLSGKVGLAGQTNYSAAKAGIVGLTKAAAKEVARFGVRVNAIQPGLIRTPMTTAMPERVWDQKMAEIPLGRAGEPEEVAEVALFLASDMSSYMTGTALEVTGGRFM; translated from the coding sequence ATGTCACTTCTCGCAGGCAGGGTCGCCGTCGTCACCGGTGGCGCACAGGGCATCGGCTTCGCCATCGCGGAGACGTTCAGCCGCCACGGCGCCGCCGTCGTCATCGGCGATCTCGACCCGGGCGACGCCCGCGAACGGCTGGGCGGCGCCGCCGCGGCCGTCCGCTGCGATGTCACCTCCGCCGAGGACGTGTCCGCACTGCTGGACGCGGCGACGACCGAGTTCGGCGGCGTGGATGTGATGGTCAACAACGCCGGCATCACCCGCGACGCCACCATGCGAACCATGACCGAGGAGCAATTCGACCAGGTCGTCGCGGTACATCTCAAGGGCACCTGGAACGGCACCCGGCTCGCGGCCGCGATCATGCGGGAGCGCGGGCGCGGCAGCATCGTCAACCTCTCCTCGCTGTCGGGCAAGGTGGGGCTGGCCGGGCAGACCAACTACTCGGCCGCCAAGGCGGGCATCGTCGGGCTGACCAAGGCCGCCGCGAAGGAAGTGGCCCGATTCGGCGTCCGGGTCAACGCCATCCAGCCGGGCTTGATTCGCACTCCGATGACCACGGCCATGCCGGAGCGGGTCTGGGATCAGAAGATGGCGGAGATCCCGCTGGGCCGGGCCGGTGAGCCGGAGGAGGTTGCCGAGGTGGCGTTGTTCCTCGCCTCGGACATGTCGTCGTATATGACCGGCACGGCACTGGAGGTCACGGGCGGGCGGTTCATGTGA
- a CDS encoding NAD(P)-dependent oxidoreductase: MSLTVGFVGAGKMGRPMVRRLLDAGHRVQVFARREKVRERVRDWGAELVETPAAVADSADIVITCLFSDDQLIEVLGGPDGVLAAAGAGVPVVSHTTGTVATVTELAKAEGGGVLLDGPVSGTADDIAAGRLTVLLGGPEDAVRQAIPALESYADPVIATGGLGTALSVKLVNNALFAANAQLVATAVAIGERLGTSGEQMLSALARCSGDSYAAKSVRNTGGLRSFAEVAAPFLRKDVAACLAAAGDLGVDLGDLAAVIKSGPLELA, translated from the coding sequence ATGTCACTGACCGTTGGATTCGTGGGCGCCGGCAAGATGGGCCGGCCCATGGTGCGCCGGCTTCTCGATGCCGGGCATCGAGTACAGGTATTCGCGCGCCGGGAGAAAGTCCGTGAGCGCGTTCGAGACTGGGGCGCCGAACTCGTGGAAACACCTGCCGCGGTGGCCGATTCGGCGGACATCGTGATCACCTGCCTCTTCTCCGACGACCAGCTGATCGAGGTGCTGGGCGGGCCGGACGGCGTGCTGGCCGCGGCCGGTGCGGGCGTTCCCGTCGTCTCGCACACCACCGGCACGGTGGCAACCGTGACCGAATTGGCGAAGGCCGAAGGCGGTGGGGTTCTGCTGGACGGTCCGGTCAGCGGTACGGCCGACGATATCGCCGCCGGTCGCCTCACGGTGCTGCTCGGCGGGCCGGAAGATGCCGTACGGCAGGCGATTCCGGCTCTGGAGTCCTATGCCGACCCGGTGATCGCGACCGGCGGGCTGGGAACCGCGCTGAGCGTCAAACTGGTGAACAACGCCCTTTTCGCCGCCAACGCCCAACTGGTCGCCACCGCGGTCGCGATAGGGGAGCGGCTGGGCACCTCGGGGGAGCAGATGCTCTCGGCGCTGGCGCGGTGCAGCGGGGACAGCTACGCCGCGAAATCGGTGCGCAACACCGGTGGTCTGCGGAGCTTCGCCGAGGTCGCCGCGCCGTTCCTGCGCAAAGACGTGGCCGCGTGCCTGGCGGCTGCCGGTGATCTGGGAGTCGACCTCGGCGACCTGGCGGCTGTGATCAAGTCCGGGCCACTGGAATTGGCCTGA
- a CDS encoding acyl-CoA dehydrogenase family protein translates to MTTAAIDAVTDEEFGEILAQTRKFVRDVVVGRERDIAAADKVPDEIAEQAKAMGLFGYALPHEWGGLGLNLAQDVELAMEFGYTTLALRSMFGTSNGIAGQVLVGFGTDEQKARWLEDIAAGRVVASFALTEEGAGSNPASLRTTAKRSGEGWVIDGQKRFITNAPVADLFVVFARTRPADDDGPGIAVFLVPAKSSGVTVGPKDRKMGQEGAWTAEVGFQGVRVGPEALVGGSEDIGYRAAMSSLARGRVHIAALAVGTAQRALDESVAYAATATQGGTPIGEFQLVQAMLADMQTGVMAGRALVRDAARQWVDGADRRIAPSVAKLYCTEMAGRVADLAVQVHGGTGYMRDVAVERIYRDVRLLRLYEGTSEIQRLIIGGGLVHAARRAR, encoded by the coding sequence ATGACAACTGCCGCCATCGATGCGGTCACCGACGAGGAGTTCGGCGAAATCCTCGCCCAGACCCGGAAATTCGTCCGCGACGTGGTCGTCGGGCGCGAACGCGACATCGCGGCGGCCGACAAGGTTCCCGACGAGATCGCCGAGCAGGCCAAGGCGATGGGCTTGTTCGGCTACGCGCTGCCGCACGAGTGGGGCGGGCTGGGCCTGAACCTGGCCCAGGACGTCGAACTGGCCATGGAGTTCGGCTACACGACGCTCGCCCTGCGCTCGATGTTCGGCACGAGCAACGGCATCGCCGGTCAGGTGCTGGTCGGGTTCGGCACCGACGAGCAGAAGGCACGCTGGCTCGAGGACATCGCGGCCGGCCGGGTGGTGGCCTCCTTCGCCCTCACCGAGGAGGGCGCCGGATCCAACCCGGCATCCTTGCGCACCACGGCGAAGCGGTCGGGCGAGGGCTGGGTGATCGACGGGCAGAAGCGGTTCATCACCAATGCCCCGGTGGCGGACCTGTTCGTGGTATTCGCGCGCACGCGGCCCGCCGACGACGACGGGCCCGGCATCGCCGTGTTCCTGGTTCCCGCGAAGTCGTCCGGAGTCACGGTCGGCCCGAAGGACCGCAAGATGGGCCAGGAAGGCGCGTGGACCGCCGAGGTGGGATTCCAGGGTGTGCGTGTCGGGCCGGAGGCTCTGGTCGGCGGCAGCGAGGACATCGGATACCGGGCCGCGATGAGTTCGCTGGCGCGCGGGCGAGTGCATATCGCCGCGCTGGCGGTCGGCACGGCGCAGCGCGCGCTCGACGAGTCGGTCGCCTACGCGGCGACCGCGACTCAGGGTGGTACGCCGATCGGCGAATTCCAGCTGGTCCAGGCGATGCTCGCCGATATGCAGACCGGGGTGATGGCCGGACGCGCGCTCGTGCGCGATGCCGCCCGGCAGTGGGTGGACGGTGCGGATCGACGCATCGCCCCGTCGGTGGCCAAGCTGTACTGCACCGAGATGGCCGGTCGCGTCGCGGATCTGGCGGTCCAGGTGCACGGCGGCACCGGATACATGCGCGATGTCGCCGTGGAGCGCATCTACCGGGACGTGCGGCTGCTGCGGCTGTACGAGGGGACCAGTGAGATCCAGCGGCTGATCATCGGCGGCGGCCTGGTCCATGCCGCGCGGCGCGCCCGCTGA
- a CDS encoding class I adenylate-forming enzyme family protein: MVTTMDALLVDGARDHADRYAVIDPHERLTYAELDTATIELAAGLVAAGVTKGTRVGLLAPNNTGWVRTAAAVTRIGAVLVPLSTLLTPPELLTQLRVASVQVLIAAEEFRGHRHLDRLWEALDTAPVSVLLHSRVPALRTVWSTTEAAALRGDANAAAVATAMTATVTPADPLTILFTSGSRGTPKGVIHSHGSALGAVRAGLADRCVTADTRLYLPMPFFWVGGLGGGILSALLAGATLVTEEIPRPRDTLRLLERERVTLFRGWPDQAVALAREAEASGADLSALRPGSLEALLPPESRSRPGARANLFGMTESFGPYCGYPADTDMPEAAWGSCGRPFSGTEVRIADPDSGQPLPTGRIGEILIRGPHILRGICGRGRSELFTADGFYRTGDLGRLDESGFLFYHGRSDDMVKVSGATVYPSEVERALRGLEPVRAAVVTDLPGDNGPRVAAAVVCAPGTTAEDLRAAARNVLSAFKVPTVWLLLDSDDALPRGGTGKIDLPALRALLTARGTTAGTAKATP; this comes from the coding sequence ATGGTTACCACAATGGACGCGCTGCTCGTCGACGGCGCGCGTGATCACGCGGACCGATACGCGGTGATCGACCCGCACGAGCGGCTGACCTACGCCGAACTCGATACGGCGACAATCGAACTCGCGGCCGGTCTCGTGGCGGCGGGAGTCACCAAGGGCACCCGGGTCGGGCTGCTCGCGCCGAACAACACCGGCTGGGTGCGCACCGCGGCCGCGGTGACCCGGATCGGGGCGGTGCTGGTACCGCTGAGCACGCTGCTGACCCCGCCGGAACTGCTGACCCAACTGCGGGTGGCGTCGGTCCAGGTGCTCATCGCCGCGGAGGAGTTCCGCGGGCACCGCCATCTCGACCGGCTGTGGGAGGCGCTCGACACGGCGCCGGTTTCCGTGCTCCTGCATTCGCGGGTGCCCGCCCTGCGCACGGTGTGGTCGACGACGGAAGCGGCCGCGCTCCGGGGCGACGCGAACGCGGCGGCGGTGGCCACGGCGATGACGGCGACCGTCACCCCGGCGGATCCGCTGACCATCCTGTTCACCTCCGGCAGCCGGGGCACCCCGAAGGGCGTGATCCACTCGCACGGCAGCGCACTCGGCGCGGTACGCGCCGGTCTGGCCGACCGCTGCGTCACGGCCGACACCCGGCTGTATCTTCCGATGCCGTTCTTCTGGGTCGGCGGTCTCGGCGGCGGCATCCTGTCCGCACTGCTCGCGGGCGCCACGCTCGTGACCGAGGAGATCCCGCGACCGCGCGACACCCTACGACTGCTGGAACGCGAGCGGGTCACGCTGTTCCGGGGCTGGCCGGACCAGGCCGTCGCCCTGGCCCGGGAAGCAGAGGCATCCGGTGCGGATCTGTCGGCCCTGCGGCCCGGCAGCCTGGAGGCGCTGCTGCCACCGGAGTCGCGATCGCGCCCGGGCGCCCGGGCCAACCTCTTCGGTATGACCGAATCGTTCGGCCCCTACTGCGGATATCCCGCGGACACCGATATGCCGGAGGCCGCGTGGGGCAGTTGCGGCCGCCCGTTCTCCGGCACCGAGGTCCGGATCGCCGACCCCGACAGCGGGCAGCCTTTACCCACCGGGCGGATCGGGGAGATCCTGATTCGCGGCCCGCACATCCTGCGCGGCATCTGCGGTCGCGGTCGCAGCGAGCTGTTCACCGCGGACGGCTTCTACCGCACCGGCGATCTGGGACGGCTCGACGAGTCGGGATTCCTGTTCTACCACGGCCGTTCCGACGACATGGTCAAGGTCAGCGGCGCGACGGTCTATCCGAGCGAGGTCGAGCGCGCGCTGCGCGGGCTGGAGCCGGTACGCGCGGCCGTCGTCACCGATCTACCCGGAGACAACGGACCCCGAGTCGCCGCCGCCGTTGTCTGCGCCCCGGGGACCACCGCAGAAGATCTGCGTGCCGCGGCCCGAAATGTGCTGAGCGCGTTCAAGGTTCCGACGGTGTGGTTGCTGCTGGATTCCGACGATGCCCTCCCTCGCGGTGGTACCGGCAAGATCGATCTCCCGGCGCTGCGCGCCTTGCTGACCGCGCGAGGTACGACAGCGGGTACCGCGAAGGCCACTCCGTGA
- a CDS encoding class I adenylate-forming enzyme family protein, with protein MTARIHPLIRRVTTVLGLEPSAPAIEFDGIWHTWGELAGPTARIAALVQEHATDGQAPVGILLRNTPAHITAFLGVLTAGGTAVAINPARGEERTRADLAELDLPLVLGLPGDLAAVVPAGTPTCSLAGLLTGPTPDFTDDPLDSPVAVRMLTSGTTGPPKRIDLGYDMLAHSVIGPDYRRSPDPAEVRTGVAIVNAPLVHIGGVFRVLQCVAEARPFVLLPRFELESWARAVRAHRPRAVSLVPAALRMVLQSNLTRDDLRSIAVVTSGTAPLAAADADAFQEKFGIPVLTSYAATEFGGGVAGWTLAEHREFWKAKRGSVGRAQGGAKLRIVAEDGTPLPTGETGLLEVIPGQFGNGADWMRTTDLARVDDDGFLWILGRADQAIIRGGFKIMPDDVRGALESHPAVRGAAVVGRSDPRLGETPVAMVEPVPDTDVQPTELIAFLRDRLAGYEVPTDIAVVSAIPRTSSGKADLAAVRQHFGTVRTDGEYVR; from the coding sequence ATGACCGCTCGCATACACCCGTTGATCCGTCGTGTGACGACCGTGCTCGGACTCGAACCGAGCGCTCCCGCCATCGAATTCGACGGCATCTGGCACACCTGGGGCGAGTTGGCCGGGCCGACCGCCCGCATCGCCGCGCTCGTCCAGGAGCACGCGACCGACGGGCAGGCGCCCGTCGGCATCCTGCTGCGCAACACGCCCGCGCACATCACCGCATTCCTCGGCGTGCTCACCGCGGGCGGCACCGCCGTGGCGATCAACCCCGCCCGTGGCGAGGAACGCACCCGGGCCGATCTCGCCGAACTGGACCTGCCGCTGGTGCTCGGATTGCCGGGCGATCTGGCGGCGGTGGTCCCCGCCGGGACGCCGACGTGTTCGCTGGCCGGACTGCTCACCGGCCCCACACCGGATTTCACCGATGACCCCTTGGATTCGCCGGTGGCCGTCCGGATGCTCACCAGCGGCACCACCGGGCCGCCCAAGCGCATCGACCTCGGCTACGACATGTTGGCCCACAGTGTGATCGGCCCCGACTACCGCCGGTCGCCCGACCCCGCGGAGGTTCGCACAGGCGTCGCGATCGTCAACGCCCCGCTCGTGCACATCGGCGGCGTCTTCCGGGTACTGCAGTGCGTCGCCGAGGCCAGGCCGTTCGTACTGCTGCCCCGGTTCGAGCTCGAGTCGTGGGCGCGGGCCGTGCGCGCGCACCGGCCGCGCGCGGTATCGCTGGTTCCCGCGGCGCTGCGAATGGTGCTGCAGTCGAATCTGACTCGCGACGATCTCCGGAGCATCGCCGTCGTCACCTCGGGCACCGCACCGCTGGCGGCCGCCGACGCCGACGCCTTCCAGGAGAAGTTCGGTATCCCGGTACTCACCTCGTACGCGGCGACGGAGTTCGGCGGCGGCGTCGCCGGCTGGACACTGGCCGAGCACCGGGAGTTCTGGAAGGCCAAGCGCGGCAGCGTCGGCCGCGCCCAGGGCGGGGCGAAACTGCGGATCGTGGCCGAGGACGGCACCCCGCTGCCGACCGGCGAGACCGGCCTGCTCGAGGTGATTCCGGGACAGTTCGGCAACGGCGCGGACTGGATGCGCACGACCGATCTGGCCCGCGTCGACGACGACGGGTTCCTCTGGATCCTCGGTCGCGCCGATCAGGCCATCATCCGGGGCGGGTTCAAGATCATGCCCGATGATGTGCGGGGCGCGCTCGAGAGTCATCCCGCCGTGCGCGGGGCCGCCGTCGTGGGACGCTCCGATCCACGACTCGGGGAGACACCCGTGGCGATGGTCGAGCCGGTGCCGGACACCGACGTACAGCCCACCGAACTGATCGCCTTCCTGCGCGACCGGCTGGCCGGATACGAGGTGCCGACCGACATCGCGGTCGTCTCGGCCATTCCCCGCACCTCGTCCGGCAAAGCCGACCTCGCTGCGGTACGGCAGCACTTCGGCACGGTGCGGACCGACGGCGAGTACGTCCGGTGA
- a CDS encoding enoyl-CoA hydratase/isomerase family protein — translation MAVPVSTPRFDTILLDIDADAKVATLTLNRPERLNAFDRRMCEEMAQAWKHLRTDDRVHAVVLRAAGQRAFSAGLDIKSSYGQPASIWHHEDPGELLSPKWQQMWKPVVCAVHGMCTAGAFYFVNESDVVLCSDDATFFDSHVSAGLVSALEPVGLMRRVGLGETLRIALMGNDERVGAATALRIGLVSEVVARAQLWDRAHEIAATIAAKPPSATQGTVRAIWESLDKSYRVALDQGLIYTRLGNPLGTAELAANGRPAPTEPRIR, via the coding sequence ATGGCGGTGCCGGTGAGCACCCCCCGATTCGACACGATCCTGCTGGACATCGACGCCGATGCCAAGGTCGCGACCCTGACCTTGAACCGGCCCGAGCGGCTCAACGCCTTCGACCGCCGGATGTGCGAGGAGATGGCACAGGCGTGGAAGCACCTGCGCACCGACGACCGGGTGCACGCGGTCGTGCTGCGCGCCGCCGGGCAGCGCGCGTTCAGCGCCGGCCTCGACATCAAGAGCTCCTACGGCCAGCCTGCCAGCATCTGGCATCACGAGGACCCGGGTGAACTACTGAGTCCCAAGTGGCAGCAGATGTGGAAACCCGTGGTGTGCGCGGTCCACGGCATGTGCACCGCGGGCGCGTTCTACTTCGTCAACGAGTCCGATGTGGTGCTGTGCTCCGACGACGCCACATTCTTCGATTCCCATGTCTCCGCCGGTCTCGTGTCGGCGCTGGAACCGGTCGGCCTGATGCGCCGGGTCGGGCTCGGTGAGACATTGCGCATCGCGTTGATGGGCAACGACGAACGGGTCGGCGCCGCGACCGCGCTGCGCATCGGCCTGGTGTCCGAGGTCGTGGCCCGGGCGCAACTGTGGGATCGCGCCCACGAGATCGCCGCCACCATCGCCGCCAAGCCGCCGTCGGCGACCCAGGGCACCGTCAGGGCGATCTGGGAATCGCTCGACAAGTCCTATCGCGTCGCGCTCGACCAGGGACTCATCTACACCCGGCTCGGCAACCCGCTGGGAACCGCCGAGCTCGCCGCGAACGGCAGGCCCGCCCCCACCGAACCGAGGATTCGCTGA
- a CDS encoding enoyl-CoA hydratase/isomerase family protein has protein sequence MPYDSIGYEVQGHTATITLNRPEALNALSPHMITELRAAYAEAENDERVWSLVVTGTGRAFCTGADVKAIPGDGKVVYETPYLSTYEQWEAPQEGTPPFRTMAKPILTAINGICCGAGLDWVTTSDIVIASGQATFFDPHVSIGLVAGREVVRLARVLPRSVALRMAIMGKHERMPAQRAYELGMISEVVEHDRLLERAHEIAAVVNSNAPLAVRGTRLAIQKGIDLPLHEAEMLAESFRERVTRTEDALEGPKAFVEKRTPEWRCR, from the coding sequence ATGCCATACGACTCCATCGGATACGAAGTCCAGGGTCACACCGCGACGATCACACTGAACCGGCCGGAAGCTCTCAACGCCCTCAGCCCGCACATGATCACCGAACTGCGCGCGGCCTACGCCGAAGCCGAGAACGACGAGCGGGTGTGGTCGCTGGTGGTCACCGGAACCGGGCGTGCCTTCTGCACCGGAGCCGACGTCAAGGCCATTCCCGGCGACGGCAAGGTCGTCTACGAGACCCCGTACCTGTCGACCTACGAACAATGGGAGGCGCCCCAGGAGGGCACGCCCCCGTTCCGCACCATGGCCAAGCCGATCCTCACCGCGATCAACGGCATCTGTTGCGGCGCGGGGCTGGACTGGGTGACCACTTCCGACATCGTCATCGCCTCCGGGCAGGCGACTTTCTTCGACCCGCACGTGAGCATCGGCCTGGTGGCCGGGCGCGAGGTGGTCCGGCTGGCGCGGGTGCTCCCGCGTTCGGTGGCGCTGCGGATGGCCATCATGGGCAAGCACGAGCGGATGCCCGCCCAGCGCGCCTACGAGCTCGGCATGATCAGCGAGGTCGTCGAACACGATCGGCTCCTCGAACGCGCGCACGAGATCGCCGCGGTGGTGAATTCGAATGCGCCGCTGGCGGTCCGCGGCACCCGGCTGGCCATCCAGAAGGGTATCGACCTGCCCCTGCACGAGGCGGAGATGCTGGCCGAATCGTTCCGCGAACGGGTCACCCGGACCGAGGACGCGCTCGAGGGGCCGAAGGCGTTCGTGGAGAAGCGGACTCCGGAATGGCGGTGCCGGTGA
- a CDS encoding TetR/AcrR family transcriptional regulator C-terminal domain-containing protein, protein MVKRGSTAKRQRRARGSLNPEDIILGAFELAEEVTIDGLSMPLLSRHLNVGVTSIYWYFRKKDDLLNAMTDRALSQYAFAAPFVEADDWRETLRNHARTMRETFLGNPILCDLILIRSALSRDAARLGAQGIERAIASLVNAGFSVDDAFDLYSAINLHVRGSVVLQRLYDKNKQLDAHATAYYEDITIEPETTPLLAEAVSRGRRSGAPDDRNFEYGLERILAHASLLVRENTSATPKGTAAKAASAAAVRERGGRSATKVTGTRSHPRAAAS, encoded by the coding sequence ATGGTGAAGCGCGGCAGTACCGCGAAGCGGCAGCGCCGTGCGCGCGGCTCCCTCAACCCGGAAGACATCATCCTCGGCGCATTCGAACTCGCCGAGGAGGTGACGATCGACGGGCTCAGCATGCCGTTGCTCAGCAGGCATCTGAACGTCGGAGTCACCAGCATCTATTGGTATTTCCGGAAGAAGGACGACCTCCTCAACGCGATGACCGACCGCGCGCTGAGCCAGTACGCGTTCGCCGCCCCGTTCGTCGAGGCCGACGACTGGCGCGAGACGCTGCGCAACCACGCACGCACGATGCGGGAGACCTTTCTCGGCAATCCGATCCTGTGCGATCTGATCCTGATCCGCTCCGCCCTGAGCCGCGATGCCGCGCGACTCGGCGCCCAGGGCATCGAACGGGCGATCGCCAGCCTGGTGAACGCCGGATTCTCCGTCGACGACGCCTTCGACCTCTATTCGGCGATCAACCTGCACGTGCGCGGTTCGGTTGTGCTGCAACGGCTCTACGACAAGAACAAGCAACTCGACGCCCATGCGACGGCGTACTACGAGGACATCACCATCGAGCCGGAGACCACGCCACTGCTGGCCGAGGCGGTCTCCCGAGGCCGGCGCAGCGGGGCTCCCGACGATCGCAACTTCGAGTACGGGCTCGAACGCATCCTGGCGCACGCGAGCCTCCTGGTCCGCGAGAACACCTCCGCCACACCGAAGGGGACGGCCGCGAAGGCGGCCTCCGCGGCAGCGGTTCGTGAACGCGGCGGCAGGTCCGCGACGAAGGTGACCGGCACTCGCTCGCACCCCAGAGCCGCCGCGTCCTGA
- a CDS encoding class I adenylate-forming enzyme family protein, which yields MTLSLLLEMAASDDPERTAVVSGGTSVTTAELDTWATRAAGFLRGSHIRHVVYVGTGGLAVPLLLFGCARAGLPFTPVNYRLGAAAVRELVERLPDPLVVADAEYADVVRGAGRQVVDTALFLSLTRVHSQPPEPEAPGPDDVAVVLFTSGTTARPKAVQLTHGNLTEYVMGTVDFASALPGDAVLICVPPYHIAGVGAALSNLYAGRTMVYLPRFDPLQWIRLVQDEGITNATVVPTMLDRIVTQLGATPAELPTLRTLAYGGAKAPLPLVRRTMELLPQVGLVNAYGLTETSSTIAVLTPDDHRIAAAATDPAVARRLGSVGRAVPGVELQIRDGAGNSVGPGIPGELYVRGQQVSGRYAELGSVLDAEGWFPTKDLAEIDAEGYLFLGGRADDTIIRGGENIAPAELEDVLVEHPAVREVAVVGAPDPEWGQIIVAVVVPEPGTDPDPEILRDHVRSVLRGSRTPDRVVFRAELPVTATGKVLRRELVADLIPADVKETA from the coding sequence ATGACCCTTTCACTACTGCTCGAGATGGCGGCCTCCGATGATCCCGAACGGACCGCCGTCGTCTCCGGCGGCACCTCGGTGACCACGGCGGAACTGGATACCTGGGCGACCCGGGCGGCGGGATTCCTCCGTGGATCGCACATCCGGCACGTCGTCTACGTCGGCACCGGCGGCCTGGCCGTACCGCTGCTGCTGTTCGGCTGCGCGCGAGCCGGGCTGCCGTTCACGCCGGTCAACTACCGGCTCGGCGCGGCAGCGGTGCGCGAACTCGTCGAGCGGCTGCCGGATCCGCTGGTCGTAGCCGACGCCGAATACGCCGATGTGGTGCGTGGGGCGGGCAGGCAGGTCGTGGACACGGCCTTGTTCCTGTCCCTGACACGAGTCCACTCACAGCCACCCGAACCGGAGGCGCCCGGGCCGGACGATGTGGCCGTCGTGCTGTTCACCTCGGGAACGACGGCCCGCCCCAAGGCCGTTCAGCTCACCCACGGCAATCTCACCGAATACGTCATGGGCACGGTCGATTTCGCCTCCGCCCTCCCCGGTGACGCGGTGCTGATCTGCGTGCCGCCCTACCACATCGCCGGGGTGGGCGCCGCCCTGTCGAATCTCTACGCCGGTCGGACCATGGTGTATCTGCCGCGCTTCGACCCACTCCAGTGGATCCGGCTGGTACAGGACGAGGGCATCACCAACGCCACCGTGGTGCCGACCATGCTGGACCGGATCGTCACCCAGCTGGGTGCGACCCCGGCCGAACTGCCCACCCTGCGCACCCTCGCCTACGGTGGCGCGAAGGCGCCGTTGCCGCTGGTGCGGCGCACCATGGAACTGCTGCCCCAGGTCGGGCTCGTCAACGCCTATGGGCTCACCGAGACCAGTTCCACGATCGCCGTGCTGACGCCGGACGACCACCGGATCGCCGCGGCGGCGACCGATCCCGCGGTCGCGCGCCGCCTCGGCTCGGTGGGCCGTGCCGTCCCCGGAGTGGAACTGCAGATCCGGGACGGCGCCGGGAACTCGGTCGGCCCGGGAATCCCGGGCGAGCTGTACGTGCGAGGCCAGCAGGTGTCCGGCCGGTACGCCGAACTCGGATCCGTCCTCGACGCCGAAGGATGGTTCCCGACAAAGGATCTGGCCGAGATCGACGCGGAGGGCTACCTGTTCCTCGGCGGGCGGGCCGACGACACGATCATCCGCGGCGGCGAGAACATCGCCCCCGCGGAGCTCGAGGATGTTCTCGTCGAACATCCCGCCGTGCGGGAGGTGGCCGTGGTCGGCGCTCCGGATCCCGAATGGGGGCAGATCATCGTCGCCGTGGTCGTCCCCGAGCCGGGCACCGATCCCGATCCCGAGATTCTGCGCGACCACGTCCGCTCGGTCCTGCGCGGTTCCCGCACCCCGGACCGGGTGGTGTTCCGCGCCGAACTACCCGTCACCGCGACCGGCAAGGTGCTTCGCAGAGAACTGGTCGCCGACCTCATCCCCGCCGACGTCAAGGAGACAGCGTGA